NNNNNNNNNNNNNNNNNNNNNNNNNNNNNNNNNNNNNNNNNatatatatatatatatatatatatatataaaataaaatataaataaataaataaataaaaagaccgTGTTTAAGCATTTTCATAGTGGGCAAGGCTTAGGTACCGTTCAAAACGATTGTGTTTtggtcaataaaaaaataattttttacattaaatattaaaataattaataattaaaaaataaaaatattaaaaaactaaaactattaaagatttgattgaagaagaagaagactagAAGAAAAAGCTATGCAACGTGAAGCCTCCGTAGAGGTAGAGAAACAGATACAGTGGTAGAGTGGTATgtggaaaaggaaaattaaaatcaaaatcaaggaGTGGCCCTGAGCCAAAAtagggtggccggaccaccccattttggccatgcctggggtggtccggccaccccaagggccaaaagaaaaaaaaaaaaaaaaaaacaaaacaaaaaggtttggttttgggggtggctcaagggCATCCGCCCACCGTCTAattccttttctcctttccccaattttcttcatctcttttgtttcatttcttgactttcttctccttctcttttctttattgaatCCCCCTCTCCTTAGCAAATTTCATAAACACAGAGAGAGTAGAGGGAGAGGGTTGATCTGAGACAGAAATTGAGGGAGAgggcgagaaagagagagagatgggagagTCAGAGTTCATTGATCGAGATAGAAATTGAGAGGGAgggcgagaaagagagagatgggagagTCAGACacagttttttaatatttttatttaaccattattgattattttaataattaatgtaaaaggttatttcttttataaaccAAAGCGCGGTCGTGTGCGTTAGTTTGAGCCCTGCCCTTTCATAGTCTGcagaattacaaaaaataaaaataaaataataacaatgctTGCCAGATGTTAAGGGATTATACCAATAATGCTTGCCAGCTGATTTCATCCACCATGCAACTAGCTCCACGTGTCCAACTTGATTGAATAACTGCAGACCTATTTTCACTCTTCCTTCCTTCGAAACCAGACTTCCTCTTCCTTAATTCCTTTCTCTTTTCGCAAACTAGACGTCGATCTcctccttcttcctttcttctctcCCTAGTTCCATCTCTTAGCTAGTTAGGCTTAACATTCTCAGATTAAACCCTACCAAAGAAACGCCTTACCCCAAAATGGACGGCGCCAGCGTTTATTTGGCAAATGCGGACCCAGTGACGGCGTTTCATCTAAAAACGACGCCATTGCTGACCCATTAGACAGCGTTTCATCTATAAATGCCGCCATTGCTGGCCCATTACCGGCGGCCGCACAAAACGCCTGCATATGATGTTTTAGACGGTGTTTTGAATTGGAAACTCTGGGAGaatccgtttttttttttgtagtgaggaAATGTTCAAGACTTGTGATAAAGAGGAGCTCCGTCTTTTTGCTGGGAATGTACTGAGAGTGTGGTTTAGGAGGAATGAAGTTGTCCATGGGGGTTTTTTCTTACACCCGAATGTACTGGTCCAACAAGCCAGAGATACTCTGGTTGAATTTTCTGTAGCAAATGACAAATTAGTAGGAGACCCACTTTGATTTCAAAGAACCTAATGGGGGCAGTGGAATGTGTAGCCTTTGAGGTGGCGCATACTGCTGTCCATATAACCATTAGGGAGAAATTGGAGAGGAGTTGGTGAGATGTTTGTTATCTAGATTGTAGTCATGATATTGTATTGGAGGAGTTTTTATTAACTCCTTTCTTGATGCATTAATAAAAGCGACTatgaaattttatcaaaaaaaaaaaaaaaaaaaaattaaataaggcTTGAATAGGAAAATAGTCAAATACAtagaaaaatggaaatttaTAAAGAGAAAGTTTGTgattaaataaaattctttggAAACTTTCCatcttcaataatttatttactgtTTTTTCTCATTTGATTAGAATTCATTAATTGAGGGcttattaaattggggcttTAATCAAGGATTATGAATGGTAGCTTGCATTTTGGATTGAACTTTGTAAGGCTTGAATTTAAATAAGGCTTGCAAATAACGaaattttgaaccaaaaaaaaaaacaaaaaacaaaaaacaaaagagagaagaattcaaatttaaataaggCTCGAATAGAAATTTCATCAATATTTGACTATTTTTCCATTCAAACGCCAAAAAATGTATTccgttgaaaacatttttctgaaaataactttcctaaaaatattttatgtcgaaacaaaTGGAGCTTAAGATTTggatttgtatttgtattatttcCAACTAAAGACAACGCCTCATGAAATGGAAGTCACTAATATgaatccccctcccctctcGTGTAgacatcttaaaaaataaataaaaaaatttggatttgtatTACTATATAAAAGTATTTCTGGTAGTGTATTCCAGAGtcaggagaaaaaagaaattcatttgGAGAATTAAGtggaacaataaaaaaattcatttagagAATTAAGTGGAACATTAAAACTGAATTCAAGAACCAGATTTGATATTAGAGTAACTAGGCAatcacttcatttttcaagcaAGGCCTGTATTTGACTTGTGTAACACTGGTTCTATCCGCATATTCAATGTCACAACAATCTCTTCCTCCAGCCTgttcaacaaaacaaacaaactgcAGTTGTCAATAATCAAAACAACCTTAAAAAACCCTTGAAGAGTGTTTAATGAAATGAGGGCATGCACTCACCTCCAGGCGTGTTGTTGCTGGTGAAATCACCTTAATTTTGGTGATTGCATCCGCTGAATGATTACCAGTGGATGAACAATTTGGTAAACCTCGAGGCGATTTTCTAATATATGTAGTGACAACTTGTTCACCACGCTCTatagaatcaaagaaaaacacatGGGGAGCTTGACAGGGATCGTTGGAGAGCGGTCGGGTGTAGAACACATAGAAGGGTGGCTTTGCCTCTCTCCTCCATTTTGTAAATGTCTCAAGGGGTCTGCATAAAATGCTCCGAGGGATTATGTTTTCAAAGATATAAGCAGAGTAGCCccatgagaaagagaaagaccAGTTGGTTGGCCTGTGGTAGCATATGCTTTGTTGAAGAAGACGGGATTGGTCGACTTTCGCCGCCTTCATGAGGTGGTTTATGGCTTCCAAACGGTTCATGGAGGGGAAGATTGGGTCAATGGCGTCAATGTGGTGGAAGGAGAGGAAAGGAGTGTGGGGCTGAGCTGATAGAAAACCTGTTGTGTCATTGCGCATATCGATCTGCATCAAATACAACATAGTAAATCATATATAGGGATCAGAAAATATATctattaattatatcaaatcatGAGCCAAACTCCAGCCAATTAATTACCTGGTGAAACCCTTTCTCGAGAGTTAAATGAACTCCTAAATCAGCCAAACATGAGTGCAAAATATAATCACTGAAATGCTCCTTCGAATCTCTCTCAATACAAGAGTCTAACTTGGCTGCCAATGCCTCCACAACAGGGTAACTCAGAGCATATCCAGCCCCACCAAAAGCCATATCAAATGAGAAATCAATGTTGGACATAACAGACTCAGAATTCGACCCAATATAGTAGTACTTTGAATGGTTGTATTTTGCAAGAACCCCAATtaaattatcaagaaaaaaaattgtatcgTCATCTCCCATCACATACCACCTCACGTTTTTATCTCCCTCCCTAAACGCTTCAATTATTGCTCGCACAATTCGAGCCGGAATTGGCTTCACCGTTTTCGGTAATGTTGGGATCTTCCTGACATCCTCGCTGACACGAAGAGCAGGAAGATTTGAAGGCCATGGTTGGAATTCCGGCCCCGGTGGTCTGTCGAGGAAAAGATATCCCCGAGTTATGTTTGGTCGCCACCATGATTCAACGTATGGTTTTCTGGAGTTCCATGTATTCAGGGCGCCGACAATTCCAAAAACAATGTGGCTGATGTTGGTCGGAGAGTTGGGAGTAGTAGTAGTAGTGGGACATGAGGAGGTTGATAAGAGACGACTGAAAGGTTGGTAATTGCTGGGAGGGTTTAAGAAAAAGATGCAGAACAAAAAGATGAGCAGCCCTGAAATAGATACCAACTTGTATAGGGTTCCATGAGATGAAGGgctgtgatttttttgaattttgctccattttgaagaaattgaagaagccATTGTCAATGGTGAAAAGCTGTTTAACCTAGAAAGATGGGAGatggatcctctctatttcatttgagaTGGAGGGGAGCCATTTGGGCAAATTAGGTTATTATGATTCTTCCTTAAGCTTGCTAATATTCTGACAAATATTTGggtgaaaaaggaaagaaataacgCAATAAactatttagggtttaggacaCCATTAGGTAACTAGCAACCTAacgcccccaatttaataaccTATTCAATTAATGAATATTCATAAcgatttttttcacaaaaataatatttaaatgcctaattatatatagtcaatatttttttatttaaggctcctaattatggtaattaagtaattaaaaagaaaagagaattaaatcTCCAGCTTTAATAAGGCTTAATAAATTGATAGCAGTAGATAggaaaatttaaataacattAACGACATTCTTAATAAACGTTCTATTGTTgggaaaaacaattaaatgctaagaagaataaaagtttccaaaatattcttcaattttACAAACTTCTCTCTTTAtaagtttccatttttgttttcttttttttctctatttagaTCTTATTCAAAATAGAAAGGTTAATTTaccaaaaactcaatcaatcattaattttttttttatttgatttcatgaaatatttttactattaagaacaacaaatatatatatatatatatcccatttTATTTTGAACCTTGGACAATTGTGTAGCATAATATCGgatcaatcttttttttttttttttttttgataaaatcaTGTTTTCTCATTAAACAACTCAAAGGGTTGCTCCATCAATAAAATCTCGTTGATACATGCAGGGGCAGGGGGCTGATCAAGCCATTTTTTATCTATCACACCCAACGTAGCAATTCTAGATAATGCATGTGCAGTTCGATTCCCTAATTCCCTGCGAATGTACATCATTTGCCATCTAGGAAAGGCTCGCAGCTCGCCCTTGAAGGTTGGGTTGATAATGGCCACAATGGCTGAATCATCGATGAGGGCAACCAATTCTCATTTTAATTTGTAGAACTAGCAACTAGCAAGAGATTATAGATTAGCAATATTAATAACACCAGTCAACATTAATTAACGAGATTAAAGACAAATCACACTTCTATTAATCATTCACACCAAAATGAGTAATTTCGAAACctatcaaaagaaaattgaaaagcattCTGTTTTTTACCAGAAAATTAATATTTCGTCTTATTGGAGACTCCCACAATCAAAACACCTCAGTAGCATTTGTATATTGCCTGGATATTTAAGTGCTTACCAaacttaaaaattgacaaagccCTTTTCTAGGGGTTAAAAAGCGGGCACCTTAGTTGGAATCTTTTAAATATGCcatatcacctttttttttttgttttgtttttctatgcTCTCGTTAGACCTTTcatattcttgtttttttctattgacaattttagtatatataaagagctttattattattattttttttaagtatttataaAGTAGGAGGCCTTACCATTGAGCCGGCCGCAGCTCGGTTTTATTCTCAATGTTTTCAATTATGTAGTagagctcaaaaaaaaaaaataaaaaataataataataataatagagagtGCTCCAGTCAGCAACTCTTGTAACTTGCATATccatttaataaaacatgaggAATGGCAAGACTTTCAATCGACCTAATAATTGCGTATAGGAGTGATAATATATGTTTGTGTGTCGAGTTCGGGTTATATTGAgacatatttaaaattatataggttaaaTAATTTAACTCGAACACTTTAATTAAAGGGGACAAACCTTTCAACCTTAatcttctaattaattttatattgagtttGTGTCGGATTTATGAGTCATGcatgttaaaaattgtttaCCACTATGTCGTGTGTCAGGTTCAAGTCGTGTCAACAcgaatataagattatataggtcaactttaacccaacacatttaattaaacgagtcaaacttTTCAACCGTAATCCTTTAAATTCGTAGTGAGTACGTGTCGAATTATTGTAACCATAATTTTTGACTTGATCAGTGGAACTCTAATCTTGGAAATTGTCATATCTGTG
This window of the Corylus avellana chromosome ca5, CavTom2PMs-1.0 genome carries:
- the LOC132180561 gene encoding uncharacterized protein LOC132180561, with amino-acid sequence MASSISSKWSKIQKNHSPSSHGTLYKLVSISGLLIFLFCIFFLNPPSNYQPFSRLLSTSSCPTTTTTPNSPTNISHIVFGIVGALNTWNSRKPYVESWWRPNITRGYLFLDRPPGPEFQPWPSNLPALRVSEDVRKIPTLPKTVKPIPARIVRAIIEAFREGDKNVRWYVMGDDDTIFFLDNLIGVLAKYNHSKYYYIGSNSESVMSNIDFSFDMAFGGAGYALSYPVVEALAAKLDSCIERDSKEHFSDYILHSCLADLGVHLTLEKGFHQIDMRNDTTGFLSAQPHTPFLSFHHIDAIDPIFPSMNRLEAINHLMKAAKVDQSRLLQQSICYHRPTNWSFSFSWGYSAYIFENIIPRSILCRPLETFTKWRREAKPPFYVFYTRPLSNDPCQAPHVFFFDSIERGEQVVTTYIRKSPRGLPNCSSTGNHSADAITKIKVISPATTRLEAGGRDCCDIEYADRTSVTQVKYRPCLKNEVIA